One part of the Kryptolebias marmoratus isolate JLee-2015 linkage group LG2, ASM164957v2, whole genome shotgun sequence genome encodes these proteins:
- the LOC108250981 gene encoding coagulation factor IX, translating into MFSSTALTLSALLTCCSLIQCSVFVDQPTAAQLLRSSTRRRRANSFAMEELLPGDLERECYEERCSKEEAAEIFQTHETTMEFWYRYTNLNPCQTNPCLNGGICTLDREDFLCLCPPNYKGKICDTVVSECRYRNGGCLQYCRDLAGSAEVQCDCADGFKLETDRKSCTPTVAFPCGRQKLEFSSRGRSLLDSSEDANVTMEMDSMLDYNTTDGVLEHNRTASSEESRTVNTTTSWTGGNGTEQRAQVRAELSPRIVGGNLERRGGSPWQVLIHRADGFGFCGGTLVSDRWVVSAAHCFEESADYVTIGDYDKKRLDPGEQTIKIQEVFVHPHFHSYTYDSDIALLYLAQPVLRGPTAAPACLPDNHLSGYLLRDDIRGVVTGWGATRYLWSSSRFLRKVTLPVVSHQACTASTEQVITDNMFCAGYLDANMDACSGDSGGPFVVHYRGTWFLTGVVSWGEKCAIQGKYGVYTRLGNFLNWIRDTMQRLDLNGTQSL; encoded by the exons ATGTTTTCATCCACGGCGTTGACTCTGAGCGCTCTGCTCACCTGCTGCTCGCTGATCCAGTGTTCAG TGTTTGTCGACCAACCGACCGCAGCGCAGCTGCTGCGCTCCTCCACCAGGAGGCGCCGCGCCAACTCCTTTGCCATGGAGGAGCTTCTGCCAGGAGACCTGGAGAGGGAGTGCTACGAGGAGCGCTGCTCAAAGGAGGAGGCCGCTGAGATCTTCCAGACTCATGAGACCACG ATGGAGTTTTGGTACAGATACACAA ATCTGAACCCCTGTCAGACAAACCCGTGTCTGAATGGAGGCATCTGCACTCTGGACCGAGAAGACTTCCTGTGTCTGTGTCCTCCCAACTACAAGGGCAAGATCTGCGACACAG TGGTGTCAGAGTGTCGCTATAGAAACGGCGGCTGCCTGCAGTACTGCAGAGACCTGGCAGGGAGCGCCGAGGTCCAGTGTGACTGCGCTGATGGGTTTAAACTGGAGACGGACAGGAAGAGCTGCACTCCAACAG TGGCGTTTCCCTGCGGTCGTCAGAAGTTGGAGTTTTCGTCCCGCGGTCGCTCTCTGTTGGATTCTTCTGAGGATGCCAACGTTACCATGGAGATGGACTCCATGTTGGATTACAACACCACAGACGGAGTTCTTGAACACAACCGGACAGCGTCATCGGAGGAGTCCAGGACAGTGAACACAACGACCAGCTGGACAGGTGGAAACGGGACGGAGCAGAGGGCGCAGGTGAGGGCGGAGCTATCTCCTCGTATCGTGGGAGGGAACCTGGAGAGGCGAGGCGGGAGCCCCTGGCAG gttCTGATCCACCGGGCCGATGGGTTTGGGTTCTGTGGCGGGACTCTGGTGTCGGATCGATGGGTTGTCTCTGCGGCTCACTGCTTCGAAGAGTCTGCAGACTACGTCACTATAG GTGACTACGATAAGAAACGTCTGGATCCTGGAGAACAGACGATAAAGATCCAGGAGGTCTTCGTCCACCCTCATTTCCACTCCTACACCTATGACAGTGACATTGCCCTCCTCTATCTGGCACAGCCGGTCCTCAGGGGCCCTACGGCGGCCCCCGCCTGCCTGCCAGACAATCACCTGTCTGGTTACCTGCTGAGG GATGACATCCGGGGTGTGGTGACGGGCTGGGGGGCCACCCGGTACCTTTGGAGCTCCTCGCGCTTCCTGAGGAAGGTGACGCTGCCGGTGGTGAGCCACCAGGCCTGCACCGCCTCCACCGAACAG GTGATCACAGACAACATGTTCTGTGCTGGTTACTTGGATGCCAACATGGACGCCTGCAGTGGCGACAGCGGCGGTCCGTTTGTTGTTCACTACAGAGGAACATGGTTCCTGACTGGAGTCGTCAGCTGGGGCGAGAAATGTGCCATCCAGGGGAAGTATGGGGTTTATACCCGGCTGGGAAACTTCCTGAACTGGATCAGAGACACCATGCAGAGACTGGACCTGAACGGGACCCAAAGCCTCTGA
- the LOC108250980 gene encoding diacylglycerol kinase delta isoform X2, translating into MAEAGGPESIAARCPDESSDSEPEQEPGSPQKLIRKVSTSGQIRSKTVLKEGTLLKQTNSFQRWKRRYFKLRGRTLYYAQTSKSIIFDEVDLTDASVAESSTKNVNNSFTVITPCRRLILCADNRKEMEEWMAALRSAQNRQNYESTQYSMDHFSGMHNWYACSHARPTYCNVCREALSGVTSHGLSCEVCKFKAHKRCAVRATNNCKWTTLASIGKDIIEDEDGVSMPHQWLEGNLPVSAKCSVCDKTCGSVLRLQDWRCLWCKAMVHSACKEQLPSKCPLGQCKVSVIPPTALNSIDSDGFWKASCPPSCTSPLLVFVNSKSGDNQGVKFLRRFKQLLNPAQVFDLMNGGPHLGLRLFQKFDTFRILVCGGDGSVGWVLSEIDALMLHKQCQLGVLPLGTGNDLARVLGWGSACDDDTQLPQILEKLERASTKMLDRWSIMVYETKLPRQHSTSTVTEDCSDDSEVQQILTYEDSVAAHLTKILTSDQHSVVISSAKVLCETVKDFVARVGKAYEKNTESSEESEAMAKKCGVLKEKLDSLLKTLDEESQASSVPPPAPPPTIAEEQEEVEVVGLPLPLRPLPPPHVSPTSPPCSPRTTAAAAIFKPREQLMLRANSLKKAIRQIIEHTEKAVDEQNAQTQQQVFSVGRAEQQVGLVEEEEEEDVEEDQMSLQSTCSSKQRSSRRVSKTPCEKLISKGSLSLGSSASLPVHTGSRDIMPMLNTKILYPGSLSSSSVISRLLVNADPFSCDADNMDCYTEKCVMNNYFGIGLDAKISLDFNNKRDEHPEKCRSRTKNMMWYGVLGTKELLHRTYKNLEQRVLLECDGRPIPLPSLQGIAVLNIPSYAGGTNFWGGTKEDDTFTAPSFDDKILEVVAVFGSMQMAVSRVINLQHHRIAQCRTVKITILGDEGVPVQVDGEAWIQPPGYIKIIHKNRTQTLTRDRAFENTLKSWEDKQKCEFPRSQPVQSSQSSQPETVSEEEASLVSEFGQAAGALIHSIREVAQSHHSMEQELAHAVNASSKAMDVVYAKSPTALSCSSVLQMVVNVKALLSETELLLAGKMSMQLDPPQQEQLNAALGSVAQQLRRLVDVSWLCPVIDPLDPEGPLMDFSKRSRSSKFRLVPKFKKDKNNKNKETCATLSLPVHQWGTEEVGAWLDFLCLSEYKDIFIRHDVRGAELIHLERRDLKDLGVTKVGHMKRILQGIRELSRTSSTSEA; encoded by the exons GTGATCACCCCCTGCAGGCGCCTCATCCTGTGTGCCGACAACAGGAAGGAGATGGAGGAGTGGATGGCGGCGCTGCGCAGCGCCCAGAACAGACAGAACTATGAG TCCACCCAGTACAGCATGGACCACTTCAGCGGGATGCACAACTGGTACGCCTGCTCCCACGCCAGACCCACGTACTGCAACGTGTGCAGGGAGGCGCTGTCTGGCGTCACCTCGCACGGGCTGTCCTGTgaag TGTGTAAGTTTAAGGCTCACAAGCGTTGTGCGGTCCGAGCGACCAACAACTGTAAGTGGACGACCCTCGCTTCTATCGGGAAGGACATCATCGAGGACGAGGATGGG GTGTCGATGCCTCATCAGTGGTTGGAGGGGAACCTTCCCGTGTCGGCCAAATGTAGCGTGTGCGATAAGACGTGCGGCAGCGTCCTCCGGCTGCAGGACTGGAGGTGTCTCTGGTGCAAAGCCATG GTGCACTCAGCCTGTAAGGAGCAGCTGCCGTCCAAGTGTCCTCTGGGTCAGTGCAAAGTGTCGGTTATTCCTCCGACGGCGCTCAACAGCATCGACTCTGATG GTTTCTGGAAGGCGTCCTGTCCTCCGTCCTGCACCAGTCCTTTGCTGGTTTTTGTCAACTCTAAAAGTGGAGACAATCAGGGAGTGAAGTTCCTGCGGCGcttcaaacagctgctgaaccCTGCGCAGGTGTTCGACCTGATGAACGGAGGACCTCACCTGGG CCTGCGCTTGTTCCAGAAGTTTGACACGTTCAGGATCCTGGTTTGCGGAGGAGACGGCAGCGTCGGCTGGGTCCTCTCTGAGATCGATGCTCTCATGCTGCACAAACAG TGTCAGCTGGGGGTTCTTCCTCTGGGGACCGGGAACGATCTGGCTCGAGTTCTGGGCTGGGGTTCAGCTTGTGACGACGACACACAGTTGCCTCAGATTCTGGAGAAGCTGGAGCGAGCCAGCACCAAGATGTTAGACAG GTGGAGCATCATGGTCTACGAGACAAAGTTGCCACGGCAACACTCTACCTCCACTGTGACCGAGGACTGCAGCGACGACTCTGAG GTTCAGCAGATCCTCACCTACGAGGACTCGGTGGCCGCTCACCTGACTAAGATCCTGACCTCAGACCAGCACTCCGTGGTCATCTCCTCTGCCAA GGTTCTGTGTGAGACGGTGAAGGACTTTGTGGCTCGTGTTGGTAAAGCCTATGAGAAGAACACGGAGAGCTCGGAGGAGTCTGAGGCCATGGCCAAGAAG TGCGGAGTTCTGAAGGAGAAACTGGACTCTCTGCTGAAGACTCTGGATGAAGAGTCTCAGGCCTCGTCAGTCCCGCCCCCGGCTCCTCCCCCAACCATtgctgaggagcaggaggaggtggaggtggtcGGCCTTCCTCTCCCTCTTCGTCCTCTCCCTCCCCCCCACGTCTCACCCACCTCCCCTCCCTGTTCACCGAGGACCacggctgcggcggccatctttaaacCTCGAGAGCAGCTGATGCTGAGAGCCAACAGTCTGAAGAAGGCGATCCGCCAGATCATCGAGCACACGGAGAAAG CTGTGGACGAGCAGAACGCTCAGACCCAGCAGCAGGTGTTCTCTGTGGGTCGGGCCGAGCAGCAGGTGGgtctggtggaggaggaggaggaagaggacgtgGAAGAGGACCAGATGTCCCTGCAGTCCACCTGCAGCTCCAAACAGCGCAGCAGCCGTAGAG TCAGTAAGACGCCCTGTGAGAAGCTGATCAGTAAAGGCAGCCTGTCACTGGGCAGCTctgcttcacttcctgtccaTACAGGAAGTAGGGACATCATGCCCATGCTGAACACAAAGATCCTGTATCCAG gcTCTCTGTCGAGCAGCTCTGTCATCAGTCGGCTGCTGGTCAACGCCGACCCGTTCAGCTGTGACGCCGACAACAT GGACTGCTACACGGAGAAATGCGTCATGAACAACTACTTCGGTATCGGACTGGACGCCAAGATCTCCCTGGACTTCAACAACAAGAGAGACGAGCACCCCGAGAAGTGCAG GAGTCGGACCAAGAACATGATGTGGTACGGCGTGTTAGGAACCAAAGAGCTGCTGCACAGAACCTACAAGAACCTGGAGCAGAGAGTCCTGCTGGAG TGCGACGGGCGGCCCATCCCCCTCCCCAGCCTCCAGGGAATCGCTGTGCTGAACATCCCGAGTTACGCTGGAGGAACCAACTTCTGGGGTGGAACCAAGGAGGACGAT ACCTTCACGGCGCCGTCGTTTGACGATAAGATTCTGGAGGTGGTGGCTGTGTTCGGCAGCATGCAGATGGCCGTGTCCCGAGTCATCAACCTGCAGCACCACCGCATCGCCCAG TGTCGCACCGTGAAGATCACCATCCTGGGAGATGAAGGCGTCCCGGTTCAGGTGGACGGGGAGGCCTGGATCCAGCCTCCTGGTTACATCAAGATCATCCACAAGAATCGGACCCAGACCCTGACCAGAGACCGG GCGTTCGAGAACACCCTGAAGTCCTGGGAAGACAAACAGAAGTGTGAGTTCCCTCGTTCCCAGCCTGTCCAGTCCTCTCAGTCCTCCCAACCAGAGACTGTCTCTGAGGAGGAGGCGTCCCTGGTCAGTGAGTTTGGTCAGGCAGCCGGAGCCCTAATCCACAG TATCCGGGAGGTGGCCCAGTCCCACCACAGCATGGAGCAGGAACTGGCTCACGCTGTCAATGCCAGCTCCAAGGCCATGGACGTGGTCTACGCCAAGAGTCCCACT gctctcagctgcagctcggTGCTCCAGATGGTCGTTAATGTCAAAGCTCTGCTCAGTGAGACGGAACTGCTCCTGGCTGGAAAGATGTCCATG CAGTTGGACCCCCCCCAGCAGGAGCAGTTGAACGCAGCTCTGGGTTCTGTGGCTCAGCAGCTCCGGCGGCTGGTGGACGTGTCCTGGTTGTGTCCTGTCATCGACCCGTTGGACCCCGAG GGTCCTCTGATGGATTTTTCGAAGCGCAGTCGGAGCAGTAAGTTCCGTCTCGTCCCAAAGTTcaagaaggacaaaaacaacaagaacaaggaGACATGTGCCACTCTGTCCCTGCCAG TTCACCAGTGGGGGACTGAAGAGGTTGGGGCATGGTTGGACTTTCTTTGTCTCTCTGAGTATAAGGACATCTTTATTAGACATGACGTCCGTGGAGCTGAGCTCATCCACCTGGAGAGGAGGGACCTGAAG GACCTCGGCGTGACGAAGGTGGGCCACATGAAGAGGATCCTGCAGGGCATCAGGGAGCTGAGCAGGACCAGCAGCACCAGCGAAGCCTAA
- the LOC108250980 gene encoding diacylglycerol kinase delta isoform X1 produces MAEAGGPESIAARCPDESSDSEPEQEPGSPQKLIRKVSTSGQIRSKTVLKEGTLLKQTNSFQRWKRRYFKLRGRTLYYAQTSKSIIFDEVDLTDASVAESSTKNVNNSFTVITPCRRLILCADNRKEMEEWMAALRSAQNRQNYESTQYSMDHFSGMHNWYACSHARPTYCNVCREALSGVTSHGLSCEVCKFKAHKRCAVRATNNCKWTTLASIGKDIIEDEDGVSMPHQWLEGNLPVSAKCSVCDKTCGSVLRLQDWRCLWCKAMVHSACKEQLPSKCPLGQCKVSVIPPTALNSIDSDGFWKASCPPSCTSPLLVFVNSKSGDNQGVKFLRRFKQLLNPAQVFDLMNGGPHLGLRLFQKFDTFRILVCGGDGSVGWVLSEIDALMLHKQCQLGVLPLGTGNDLARVLGWGSACDDDTQLPQILEKLERASTKMLDRWSIMVYETKLPRQHSTSTVTEDCSDDSEVLRSFLPPTQVQQILTYEDSVAAHLTKILTSDQHSVVISSAKVLCETVKDFVARVGKAYEKNTESSEESEAMAKKCGVLKEKLDSLLKTLDEESQASSVPPPAPPPTIAEEQEEVEVVGLPLPLRPLPPPHVSPTSPPCSPRTTAAAAIFKPREQLMLRANSLKKAIRQIIEHTEKAVDEQNAQTQQQVFSVGRAEQQVGLVEEEEEEDVEEDQMSLQSTCSSKQRSSRRVSKTPCEKLISKGSLSLGSSASLPVHTGSRDIMPMLNTKILYPGSLSSSSVISRLLVNADPFSCDADNMDCYTEKCVMNNYFGIGLDAKISLDFNNKRDEHPEKCRSRTKNMMWYGVLGTKELLHRTYKNLEQRVLLECDGRPIPLPSLQGIAVLNIPSYAGGTNFWGGTKEDDTFTAPSFDDKILEVVAVFGSMQMAVSRVINLQHHRIAQCRTVKITILGDEGVPVQVDGEAWIQPPGYIKIIHKNRTQTLTRDRAFENTLKSWEDKQKCEFPRSQPVQSSQSSQPETVSEEEASLVSEFGQAAGALIHSIREVAQSHHSMEQELAHAVNASSKAMDVVYAKSPTALSCSSVLQMVVNVKALLSETELLLAGKMSMQLDPPQQEQLNAALGSVAQQLRRLVDVSWLCPVIDPLDPEGPLMDFSKRSRSSKFRLVPKFKKDKNNKNKETCATLSLPVHQWGTEEVGAWLDFLCLSEYKDIFIRHDVRGAELIHLERRDLKDLGVTKVGHMKRILQGIRELSRTSSTSEA; encoded by the exons GTGATCACCCCCTGCAGGCGCCTCATCCTGTGTGCCGACAACAGGAAGGAGATGGAGGAGTGGATGGCGGCGCTGCGCAGCGCCCAGAACAGACAGAACTATGAG TCCACCCAGTACAGCATGGACCACTTCAGCGGGATGCACAACTGGTACGCCTGCTCCCACGCCAGACCCACGTACTGCAACGTGTGCAGGGAGGCGCTGTCTGGCGTCACCTCGCACGGGCTGTCCTGTgaag TGTGTAAGTTTAAGGCTCACAAGCGTTGTGCGGTCCGAGCGACCAACAACTGTAAGTGGACGACCCTCGCTTCTATCGGGAAGGACATCATCGAGGACGAGGATGGG GTGTCGATGCCTCATCAGTGGTTGGAGGGGAACCTTCCCGTGTCGGCCAAATGTAGCGTGTGCGATAAGACGTGCGGCAGCGTCCTCCGGCTGCAGGACTGGAGGTGTCTCTGGTGCAAAGCCATG GTGCACTCAGCCTGTAAGGAGCAGCTGCCGTCCAAGTGTCCTCTGGGTCAGTGCAAAGTGTCGGTTATTCCTCCGACGGCGCTCAACAGCATCGACTCTGATG GTTTCTGGAAGGCGTCCTGTCCTCCGTCCTGCACCAGTCCTTTGCTGGTTTTTGTCAACTCTAAAAGTGGAGACAATCAGGGAGTGAAGTTCCTGCGGCGcttcaaacagctgctgaaccCTGCGCAGGTGTTCGACCTGATGAACGGAGGACCTCACCTGGG CCTGCGCTTGTTCCAGAAGTTTGACACGTTCAGGATCCTGGTTTGCGGAGGAGACGGCAGCGTCGGCTGGGTCCTCTCTGAGATCGATGCTCTCATGCTGCACAAACAG TGTCAGCTGGGGGTTCTTCCTCTGGGGACCGGGAACGATCTGGCTCGAGTTCTGGGCTGGGGTTCAGCTTGTGACGACGACACACAGTTGCCTCAGATTCTGGAGAAGCTGGAGCGAGCCAGCACCAAGATGTTAGACAG GTGGAGCATCATGGTCTACGAGACAAAGTTGCCACGGCAACACTCTACCTCCACTGTGACCGAGGACTGCAGCGACGACTCTGAG GTTCTCAGATCGTTTCTTCCTCCGACCCAGGTTCAGCAGATCCTCACCTACGAGGACTCGGTGGCCGCTCACCTGACTAAGATCCTGACCTCAGACCAGCACTCCGTGGTCATCTCCTCTGCCAA GGTTCTGTGTGAGACGGTGAAGGACTTTGTGGCTCGTGTTGGTAAAGCCTATGAGAAGAACACGGAGAGCTCGGAGGAGTCTGAGGCCATGGCCAAGAAG TGCGGAGTTCTGAAGGAGAAACTGGACTCTCTGCTGAAGACTCTGGATGAAGAGTCTCAGGCCTCGTCAGTCCCGCCCCCGGCTCCTCCCCCAACCATtgctgaggagcaggaggaggtggaggtggtcGGCCTTCCTCTCCCTCTTCGTCCTCTCCCTCCCCCCCACGTCTCACCCACCTCCCCTCCCTGTTCACCGAGGACCacggctgcggcggccatctttaaacCTCGAGAGCAGCTGATGCTGAGAGCCAACAGTCTGAAGAAGGCGATCCGCCAGATCATCGAGCACACGGAGAAAG CTGTGGACGAGCAGAACGCTCAGACCCAGCAGCAGGTGTTCTCTGTGGGTCGGGCCGAGCAGCAGGTGGgtctggtggaggaggaggaggaagaggacgtgGAAGAGGACCAGATGTCCCTGCAGTCCACCTGCAGCTCCAAACAGCGCAGCAGCCGTAGAG TCAGTAAGACGCCCTGTGAGAAGCTGATCAGTAAAGGCAGCCTGTCACTGGGCAGCTctgcttcacttcctgtccaTACAGGAAGTAGGGACATCATGCCCATGCTGAACACAAAGATCCTGTATCCAG gcTCTCTGTCGAGCAGCTCTGTCATCAGTCGGCTGCTGGTCAACGCCGACCCGTTCAGCTGTGACGCCGACAACAT GGACTGCTACACGGAGAAATGCGTCATGAACAACTACTTCGGTATCGGACTGGACGCCAAGATCTCCCTGGACTTCAACAACAAGAGAGACGAGCACCCCGAGAAGTGCAG GAGTCGGACCAAGAACATGATGTGGTACGGCGTGTTAGGAACCAAAGAGCTGCTGCACAGAACCTACAAGAACCTGGAGCAGAGAGTCCTGCTGGAG TGCGACGGGCGGCCCATCCCCCTCCCCAGCCTCCAGGGAATCGCTGTGCTGAACATCCCGAGTTACGCTGGAGGAACCAACTTCTGGGGTGGAACCAAGGAGGACGAT ACCTTCACGGCGCCGTCGTTTGACGATAAGATTCTGGAGGTGGTGGCTGTGTTCGGCAGCATGCAGATGGCCGTGTCCCGAGTCATCAACCTGCAGCACCACCGCATCGCCCAG TGTCGCACCGTGAAGATCACCATCCTGGGAGATGAAGGCGTCCCGGTTCAGGTGGACGGGGAGGCCTGGATCCAGCCTCCTGGTTACATCAAGATCATCCACAAGAATCGGACCCAGACCCTGACCAGAGACCGG GCGTTCGAGAACACCCTGAAGTCCTGGGAAGACAAACAGAAGTGTGAGTTCCCTCGTTCCCAGCCTGTCCAGTCCTCTCAGTCCTCCCAACCAGAGACTGTCTCTGAGGAGGAGGCGTCCCTGGTCAGTGAGTTTGGTCAGGCAGCCGGAGCCCTAATCCACAG TATCCGGGAGGTGGCCCAGTCCCACCACAGCATGGAGCAGGAACTGGCTCACGCTGTCAATGCCAGCTCCAAGGCCATGGACGTGGTCTACGCCAAGAGTCCCACT gctctcagctgcagctcggTGCTCCAGATGGTCGTTAATGTCAAAGCTCTGCTCAGTGAGACGGAACTGCTCCTGGCTGGAAAGATGTCCATG CAGTTGGACCCCCCCCAGCAGGAGCAGTTGAACGCAGCTCTGGGTTCTGTGGCTCAGCAGCTCCGGCGGCTGGTGGACGTGTCCTGGTTGTGTCCTGTCATCGACCCGTTGGACCCCGAG GGTCCTCTGATGGATTTTTCGAAGCGCAGTCGGAGCAGTAAGTTCCGTCTCGTCCCAAAGTTcaagaaggacaaaaacaacaagaacaaggaGACATGTGCCACTCTGTCCCTGCCAG TTCACCAGTGGGGGACTGAAGAGGTTGGGGCATGGTTGGACTTTCTTTGTCTCTCTGAGTATAAGGACATCTTTATTAGACATGACGTCCGTGGAGCTGAGCTCATCCACCTGGAGAGGAGGGACCTGAAG GACCTCGGCGTGACGAAGGTGGGCCACATGAAGAGGATCCTGCAGGGCATCAGGGAGCTGAGCAGGACCAGCAGCACCAGCGAAGCCTAA